From Sporosarcina sp. Marseille-Q4943, the proteins below share one genomic window:
- a CDS encoding cytochrome C oxidase subunit IV family protein, producing the protein MADIQVYKRTPAEQQLAQRRAKKSMRDQVMMFSLMIFLTLISFSMVVAHEAGVAGFSKYFIIPVVMLFAAVQVGLQLYYFMHMNEKGHGIPQMFMFTGALLGFLIPLTFVTIVWW; encoded by the coding sequence ATGGCAGACATTCAAGTTTACAAACGTACACCTGCCGAGCAGCAGCTCGCACAACGACGTGCAAAAAAATCCATGCGAGATCAGGTAATGATGTTTTCGCTTATGATCTTCCTGACACTTATTTCATTCTCCATGGTTGTTGCGCATGAAGCAGGCGTTGCAGGATTCTCGAAGTATTTCATCATTCCGGTTGTAATGCTCTTTGCAGCAGTTCAAGTCGGTTTACAACTGTATTATTTCATGCATATGAATGAAAAAGGACATGGCATTCCTCAAATGTTCATGTTTACCGGAGCTCTTTTAGGCTTCCTAATTCCTTTGACATTCGTTACAATCGTTTGGTGGTAA
- a CDS encoding cytochrome (ubi)quinol oxidase subunit III → MDLNKKFTPETWPDNPEKATLEAKNKFVGFWLFLGGETILFATLFATYVALKNSGPSGFGFSTQELYELPLVFVMTMLLLTSSLTSVFAMYHLRNYNFKKMQLWLAITAFLGLGFLMLEVYEFSHYVQLGFTYNNSAFSSAFYTLVGTHGFHVAVGLVWITLLIFRNAKRGLNLYNATKYYTFSLYWHFIDVVWVFIFTVVYLMGVIG, encoded by the coding sequence ATGGATTTGAACAAAAAATTCACCCCTGAAACTTGGCCCGATAATCCAGAAAAGGCGACGCTTGAAGCGAAAAACAAGTTTGTCGGCTTCTGGCTCTTCCTTGGAGGAGAAACAATTCTGTTCGCGACGCTTTTCGCGACATACGTAGCGTTGAAAAACTCGGGTCCAAGCGGTTTTGGATTCTCGACTCAAGAGCTCTATGAATTACCGCTAGTCTTTGTCATGACGATGTTGCTTTTGACATCTTCATTGACGAGTGTGTTCGCCATGTACCATCTGCGTAACTACAACTTCAAGAAAATGCAACTTTGGCTTGCCATCACAGCATTTCTAGGACTTGGCTTCCTAATGCTTGAAGTGTACGAGTTCTCGCACTATGTGCAACTTGGCTTCACATATAACAACAGTGCCTTCAGTTCTGCGTTCTATACGCTTGTCGGAACACACGGTTTCCACGTTGCTGTCGGCCTTGTGTGGATTACATTGTTGATTTTCCGTAATGCGAAACGCGGTCTGAACCTATACAACGCAACGAAGTACTACACGTTTTCATTGTACTGGCACTTCATTGACGTCGTCTGGGTATTCATCTTCACTGTAGTCTACTTGATGGGAGTGATAGGTTAA
- a CDS encoding cytochrome c oxidase subunit I, with the protein MSSVAQKKGFGATLWDWLTTVDHKKIGILYFLGGGFFFVLGGIEAMLIRWQLYKPNNDFVSAGLFNDLITMHGTTMIFLAAMPILFGFMNAIVPLQIGARDVAFPFINSLGFWMFFFGGLFLNVSWFFGQVPDAGWTSYASLSIASEGHGIDFYAIGLQIAGGGTLMAGINFLVTIINMRAPGMTYMRMPLFTWTTFVASAMILFAFPPLTVGLFFLTFDRMFGGNFFDHTMGGNTIIWEHIFWIFGHPEVYILILPAFGIFSEIFSTFSRKRLFGYPSMVFATVLIGFLGFMVWAHHMFTVGLGPTANAIFAVATMAIAVPTGVKIFNWLLTMWGGSIRITTPMLYALGFIPSFVMGGVTGVMQGAAPLDYQLHDSYFIVAHFHYVIVGGVVLGILAATHYWWPKMFGTLLNETLGKVTFWFFFIGFHMTFLIQHWLGFWGMPRRVFTYMDDQGWNLANLISTIGALLMAIGVIVLVYNIIVTSIKNVKVANDPWGDGRTLEWAIESPPIYYNFPATPLVRGLDTVWIEKMEGNKSGITEAEPIKDIHMPNGSIIPLLMSFGLFIAGFGAMFRTEESWGLPLLIFGLLWTFVAMAARSLKDDTGYYIKKDEILRDLKRKGGQN; encoded by the coding sequence GTGAGTTCAGTTGCTCAAAAAAAGGGTTTTGGCGCAACGCTATGGGACTGGCTGACAACAGTCGACCATAAGAAGATCGGAATCCTTTACTTCCTTGGTGGCGGATTCTTCTTCGTGCTCGGCGGTATTGAAGCAATGTTAATTCGTTGGCAGCTTTATAAGCCGAACAACGATTTCGTCAGTGCAGGACTTTTCAATGATTTGATCACGATGCACGGAACGACGATGATTTTCCTAGCGGCCATGCCTATATTATTCGGATTTATGAACGCGATAGTACCATTGCAAATCGGTGCGCGTGACGTCGCGTTCCCATTCATCAACTCATTAGGGTTTTGGATGTTCTTCTTCGGAGGACTTTTCCTGAACGTCTCTTGGTTCTTCGGTCAAGTACCGGATGCTGGATGGACATCATATGCGTCACTTTCCATCGCTTCGGAAGGGCACGGTATTGACTTCTACGCAATCGGTCTTCAGATTGCAGGGGGCGGTACGTTGATGGCGGGGATCAACTTCCTCGTTACAATCATCAACATGCGTGCGCCAGGTATGACGTACATGCGTATGCCGTTGTTCACATGGACAACATTTGTTGCATCTGCAATGATTCTGTTCGCATTCCCTCCGTTAACTGTCGGTCTTTTCTTCCTGACATTTGACCGCATGTTCGGTGGTAACTTCTTTGACCACACAATGGGTGGAAACACGATCATCTGGGAGCATATTTTCTGGATTTTCGGTCACCCTGAAGTTTACATTCTAATTTTGCCTGCTTTCGGTATTTTCTCTGAGATCTTCTCAACATTCTCACGAAAGCGCCTCTTCGGATATCCGTCAATGGTCTTCGCGACTGTCTTGATTGGTTTCCTGGGATTCATGGTTTGGGCTCACCATATGTTTACAGTAGGTCTTGGACCGACTGCTAACGCAATTTTCGCTGTTGCAACAATGGCGATTGCTGTTCCGACAGGGGTTAAGATCTTTAACTGGCTATTGACAATGTGGGGCGGAAGCATCAGGATTACAACGCCTATGCTATACGCGCTCGGCTTCATCCCTTCATTCGTAATGGGTGGAGTAACGGGTGTCATGCAAGGTGCTGCACCGCTTGACTATCAATTGCATGATTCTTATTTCATCGTTGCTCACTTCCACTACGTAATCGTTGGTGGGGTTGTTCTTGGGATATTGGCTGCAACACATTATTGGTGGCCAAAAATGTTTGGTACATTGCTTAATGAAACACTTGGTAAAGTAACATTCTGGTTCTTCTTCATCGGTTTCCATATGACGTTCCTGATCCAGCACTGGCTCGGATTCTGGGGAATGCCACGCCGAGTATTTACTTATATGGATGATCAAGGGTGGAACTTGGCCAACCTAATTAGTACGATTGGAGCGCTATTGATGGCGATTGGTGTTATTGTACTCGTTTACAATATCATCGTTACATCCATCAAGAATGTAAAAGTTGCAAATGACCCGTGGGGAGACGGACGTACGCTCGAATGGGCGATCGAATCTCCGCCGATCTATTATAACTTCCCTGCGACTCCGCTTGTGCGCGGTCTTGATACAGTATGGATCGAGAAAATGGAAGGCAACAAATCAGGTATTACGGAAGCTGAACCGATTAAAGACATTCATATGCCGAACGGTTCCATCATTCCACTTCTAATGTCATTCGGTTTATTCATCGCTGGATTCGGTGCAATGTTCCGGACTGAAGAATCGTGGGGTCTGCCTTTACTGATCTTTGGTCTATTGTGGACATTTGTTGCGATGGCAGCACGTTCATTGAAAGATGACACAGGATACTACATCAAAAAAGATGAGATTCTCCGTGATTTGAAACGTAAAGGGGGTCAAAACTAA
- the coxB gene encoding cytochrome c oxidase subunit II — protein MMKGLKKWRLFSLLAVLTVFLAGCGQEELSTLLPAGQVGKDQFNLLLLSSGIMLLVIFVVVVIYLIALVRFRRSKLGEDHIPEQVEGSHKLELVWTIIPILLVLLLAVPTVYYTYKLGDVSAMGAVDEDGNAENLVIDVTAKLYWWEFEYPDLGIVTAQELVVPMDEKVYFNLIAADVKHSFWIPAVGGKLDTNVENVNKFYLVFEKDSKNLKDGVFYGKCAELCGPSHALMDFKVKTMPRAEFDQWVTAMQASGENQVVANPAGEEVFQQSCIGCHATSGVGETGAVGPNLATFGDRNRVAGFMDHTKEDLIEWIKYPQKYKPGNKMPGFADQLSDQELDALAEYLMGLSVEK, from the coding sequence ATGATGAAAGGACTCAAAAAATGGCGTCTCTTTTCTCTATTGGCTGTACTGACAGTTTTCCTTGCAGGATGTGGACAAGAAGAACTTTCGACGCTTCTGCCTGCCGGACAAGTCGGTAAAGACCAGTTCAACTTGCTATTATTGTCTTCAGGAATAATGTTGCTCGTCATTTTCGTTGTAGTAGTAATCTACTTAATCGCGTTAGTGCGTTTCAGACGTTCCAAATTGGGTGAAGACCATATTCCTGAACAGGTTGAGGGCAGTCATAAGCTTGAGCTTGTATGGACGATCATCCCGATTCTATTAGTCTTGCTACTAGCTGTCCCGACTGTATACTACACGTATAAACTAGGGGATGTTTCGGCTATGGGTGCAGTAGACGAAGATGGAAATGCTGAAAATCTAGTTATTGACGTTACAGCAAAACTATACTGGTGGGAGTTTGAATATCCTGACCTCGGTATCGTAACTGCTCAAGAATTAGTAGTTCCGATGGATGAAAAGGTTTACTTCAACCTAATAGCCGCAGATGTGAAACACTCCTTCTGGATTCCGGCTGTTGGTGGAAAACTTGATACGAACGTAGAGAACGTCAACAAATTCTATTTGGTATTTGAAAAAGACTCCAAGAATCTGAAAGACGGAGTATTCTATGGTAAGTGTGCTGAGCTTTGCGGTCCTTCGCATGCTTTGATGGACTTCAAAGTGAAAACGATGCCTCGTGCAGAATTTGATCAATGGGTAACAGCGATGCAAGCCTCTGGTGAAAATCAAGTCGTTGCAAACCCAGCTGGTGAGGAAGTATTCCAGCAAAGCTGTATCGGATGCCACGCAACTTCAGGTGTAGGTGAAACCGGGGCAGTCGGACCGAACCTTGCAACATTCGGAGATCGTAACCGCGTTGCAGGATTCATGGATCATACAAAAGAAGATTTGATTGAATGGATCAAGTATCCACAGAAATACAAACCTGGTAATAAGATGCCTGGGTTCGCCGATCAGCTATCCGATCAGGAATTGGATGCATTGGCTGAATATTTGATGGGATTATCAGTTGAAAAATAA
- the cyoE gene encoding heme o synthase, with the protein MSNGRAISSSVKPDIGSTSILKDFLALIKIGIVNSNMITTFTGLFLAFQFTGKSFITNLDLLLYGLFGTGLIIAGSAALNNLIDRDIDPIMTRTKSRPTVTGRFKAPAVLALAFTFIALGEVMLFAASPAAGLWGLAGVFSYVVLYSMWSKRKHVSNTVVGSISGAIPPMIGWAAVEPSLGMGAWALFLIMFAWQPPHFYALAMRRTEEYRAAGIPMLPVVKGFNRTKKSILGWVLLLFPLPFLLPELGIGFIVLATALNIGWLFLSIKGFKAKEDLKWATSMFIFSLNYMTILFVAMIIFSIFI; encoded by the coding sequence ATGTCAAACGGTCGAGCGATTTCTTCATCCGTTAAACCGGATATCGGATCGACTTCCATATTGAAGGATTTTCTTGCACTTATTAAAATCGGCATAGTGAATTCGAACATGATTACAACATTCACCGGTCTGTTTCTTGCATTCCAATTCACAGGCAAAAGCTTTATTACCAACTTGGATTTGCTGTTGTATGGACTTTTCGGTACCGGATTGATCATCGCGGGCTCAGCGGCTTTGAACAATCTCATTGATAGGGATATCGATCCTATCATGACGAGAACAAAGTCACGTCCAACGGTCACCGGCAGATTTAAAGCACCGGCTGTCTTGGCACTGGCGTTCACTTTCATTGCCTTGGGCGAAGTGATGTTGTTTGCAGCGTCACCAGCGGCGGGACTATGGGGACTTGCAGGTGTGTTCAGCTATGTTGTACTCTATTCAATGTGGTCGAAAAGAAAACATGTCAGCAATACGGTTGTAGGCAGCATCTCTGGAGCCATACCGCCAATGATCGGTTGGGCGGCGGTCGAACCATCACTCGGCATGGGTGCATGGGCGCTGTTCTTAATCATGTTTGCATGGCAACCACCGCATTTTTATGCGTTGGCGATGCGTAGGACTGAAGAATACCGGGCAGCCGGCATTCCGATGCTTCCAGTAGTAAAAGGTTTTAATAGGACAAAAAAGTCTATTTTAGGCTGGGTCCTACTTTTATTCCCATTGCCGTTCCTTCTTCCGGAGCTTGGAATCGGATTCATAGTGCTGGCAACAGCCCTGAATATCGGATGGCTATTCTTGTCGATCAAAGGATTCAAAGCGAAAGAAGATCTGAAATGGGCGACATCCATGTTCATTTTCTCCTTGAATTACATGACGATCCTTTTTGTCGCAATGATCATATTCTCGATATTCATCTAA
- a CDS encoding heme A synthase has product MRYNKYLKWFGVASTIGMLLILLGGALVTKTDSGMGCGRHWPGCNGQLIPDEITPEVLIEFSHRLVTGAVGILIVVLAVWSWKAIGHKRETKLLSILAIFFLVLQALIGAAQVLWGQGDFILALHFGISLISFASVLLLTLLVFEVDQKFDADKLSIGKTLRFHTIGVTIYSYIVVYTGALVRHTESELSCSDWPMCKNGDFSLPSDFWEWVQMSHRTAAALIFIWLGIIAIHAIRHYKNQRVIYWGWISAFILVTLQVLAGGAVIMTRLNLYLALAHSLFVILLFGLLTYMVLLVSRSKQPK; this is encoded by the coding sequence TTGCGATATAATAAATATTTGAAATGGTTCGGGGTCGCCTCCACAATCGGCATGCTTTTAATTCTATTAGGCGGCGCTCTCGTTACGAAGACTGATAGTGGGATGGGTTGCGGAAGGCATTGGCCGGGTTGTAATGGTCAATTGATTCCGGATGAGATCACACCAGAAGTCCTAATTGAATTTTCACATCGTCTCGTTACAGGCGCGGTCGGTATATTAATCGTCGTACTGGCGGTTTGGTCTTGGAAAGCGATTGGACACAAAAGGGAAACAAAACTGCTTTCAATTTTAGCGATTTTCTTCCTAGTCTTGCAGGCGTTGATCGGAGCAGCACAAGTTCTTTGGGGACAAGGCGACTTTATCCTTGCACTTCACTTCGGCATCTCCCTCATTTCCTTTGCGTCAGTATTGCTTCTCACATTGCTCGTATTTGAAGTCGACCAGAAATTCGACGCCGACAAGCTTTCGATAGGCAAGACGCTCAGATTCCATACTATCGGCGTCACAATCTACTCTTACATCGTAGTTTACACGGGGGCTCTCGTCCGTCATACAGAATCCGAATTAAGCTGTTCGGATTGGCCGATGTGTAAGAATGGCGACTTCTCTCTCCCATCGGACTTTTGGGAATGGGTGCAGATGAGTCATCGGACAGCAGCTGCATTGATATTCATATGGCTTGGGATTATTGCCATTCATGCGATCCGGCATTATAAGAATCAGCGGGTCATCTACTGGGGTTGGATCTCCGCATTCATTTTGGTTACATTGCAAGTTTTAGCGGGTGGAGCGGTCATTATGACAAGGTTGAACCTCTATTTAGCTTTGGCCCACTCATTATTTGTGATTCTTCTATTTGGACTATTAACTTATATGGTGCTACTTGTTTCAAGAAGCAAGCAGCCAAAATAA